A genomic region of Catalinimonas niigatensis contains the following coding sequences:
- a CDS encoding sulfatase family protein: MIYADDLGYGDLGSYGALQYQTPHLDKLAAEGMRFTNFEVAQAVCSASRAAILTGCYSNRVGIGGALNPHAKHGLNPDEETIAELVKRAGNYQTAIYGKWHLGHLKPFLPLQQGFDDYVGVPYSNDMWKWTYDMQLATEETHARKASYPELPLMAGDTVWKTLENLEDQAELTTIYTERAVDFINKNKDQPFLLCVPHSMPHVPLAVSEKFKGKSGQGLYGDVIMEIDWSVGEIMKALEQYDLTENTLVIFTSDNGPWLNFGEHAGSTGGLREGKGTSFEGGQRVPCIMRWPAQIPAGTVSNQLASTIDFLPTFADMLSVDLPEKKIDGVSILPLMKGVEGAKPREIFYYYYQGNALEAVRRDQWKLVFPHDHRTYVGFEPGKGGVDGKTGQVKTELALYDLRRDPGERYDVQDAYPEIVQELHQIAAQARQDLGDDLLNIKGQHVREAGRIDDL, from the coding sequence TTGATCTATGCTGACGATTTGGGCTATGGTGATTTAGGAAGCTACGGCGCTTTACAATACCAGACTCCTCATCTAGACAAACTGGCCGCCGAAGGAATGCGCTTTACTAATTTTGAAGTTGCACAAGCTGTTTGCAGTGCTTCTCGAGCTGCCATCCTCACCGGCTGTTATTCTAACCGTGTTGGTATAGGTGGAGCCTTGAATCCGCATGCCAAACACGGCCTGAACCCTGACGAAGAAACAATAGCCGAACTAGTAAAACGCGCCGGAAATTATCAAACGGCGATCTATGGCAAGTGGCACCTGGGGCATCTAAAACCGTTTCTGCCTTTGCAGCAAGGCTTTGATGATTATGTGGGTGTGCCTTATTCCAACGATATGTGGAAGTGGACGTACGATATGCAGTTGGCCACCGAAGAAACCCATGCCCGCAAAGCCAGCTATCCGGAGCTGCCACTGATGGCAGGAGATACCGTTTGGAAAACCCTGGAAAACCTGGAGGATCAGGCAGAACTGACCACCATTTACACAGAACGTGCTGTGGATTTTATCAACAAGAACAAAGACCAACCTTTCCTTTTGTGTGTACCCCACTCCATGCCCCATGTGCCTTTGGCAGTATCCGAAAAGTTTAAAGGTAAAAGCGGACAAGGTCTGTACGGTGACGTAATCATGGAAATAGATTGGTCAGTAGGTGAAATCATGAAAGCGCTTGAGCAATATGATTTAACAGAAAATACACTAGTCATTTTTACTTCTGACAACGGTCCCTGGCTAAACTTTGGCGAACATGCCGGTTCTACCGGAGGGCTAAGAGAAGGAAAAGGTACCAGCTTTGAAGGAGGACAAAGGGTTCCCTGTATCATGCGCTGGCCCGCCCAGATTCCTGCTGGAACAGTTAGCAATCAACTGGCTTCTACCATAGATTTTCTACCCACTTTTGCAGATATGCTGAGCGTGGATTTGCCGGAGAAGAAAATTGATGGGGTCAGTATTTTGCCTTTGATGAAAGGAGTAGAAGGAGCAAAACCTCGAGAAATTTTCTATTACTACTATCAGGGGAATGCCTTGGAAGCGGTCAGAAGAGATCAGTGGAAACTGGTTTTTCCCCATGATCATCGCACCTATGTGGGGTTTGAACCGGGCAAAGGAGGTGTAGACGGAAAAACAGGACAGGTGAAAACAGAACTGGCTCTCTATGATCTGCGCCGTGATCCCGGGGAGCGCTACGACGTGCAGGATGCCTATCCGGAGATTGTGCAGGAACTCCATCAGATTGCAGCACAAGCCCGGCAAGACCTGGGTGATGATCTGCTCAATATTAAAGGGCAACATGTACGAGAAGCAGGAAGAATTGATGACTTATAA
- a CDS encoding RagB/SusD family nutrient uptake outer membrane protein, which yields MKNIYLSLFLFIGVSFLASCTEEFLKESPEDRFVIDNFYSSKTDAEAAVAAVYQQLYDIYERHIFILNALPTDDEKNGLGMPNQFLQNLEYLRHTSENQFTREMWERNYSGIARANTAIQNIPNINMDETLRNRLVAEAKFLRALYYFNLVRFYGDVPIILQLETVEDAMGARNPAAEVYEQIILDLMDAETSLPISYSDKDIGRATKGAAKILLGKVYLTMHEYQKAADKLAEVLENEGSYGYGLHDNFGDNWEAGTENGMEMVFAIEFMDPPGNGNSAMILQGPKYSLPGGFGVLGLTNSNEADIPTRDLYDRFSDEDERKAATFTTDFVSLIDGTVHTSSIPIFTKYWEEGETNPANSDANMHVIRYADALLMYAEALNEIGQTPKALDVLNRVRERAFNSTDQNYANLSVEDFRTAVWLERRLELAMEGHRWFDLVRTGRFIQRMKEHAAYEASVAESNKVEIAQNIQDHMVLMPIPQREVDLNADLQQNPGY from the coding sequence ATGAAAAACATATATTTATCTCTTTTTCTATTCATAGGAGTCAGTTTTCTGGCATCCTGTACAGAAGAGTTTTTAAAAGAATCTCCTGAAGACCGCTTTGTCATTGATAATTTTTATAGTAGCAAAACGGATGCTGAAGCTGCCGTAGCAGCTGTGTATCAGCAACTATACGATATCTATGAACGGCATATATTTATATTAAATGCACTGCCAACAGATGATGAAAAGAATGGATTAGGTATGCCCAATCAGTTTCTACAGAACCTGGAGTATCTACGTCACACCTCTGAAAATCAGTTTACCAGAGAGATGTGGGAACGTAACTACTCAGGAATAGCAAGAGCCAATACAGCTATACAAAATATCCCTAACATCAATATGGATGAAACTTTAAGAAACCGCCTAGTGGCTGAGGCAAAATTTCTTCGGGCCTTATATTATTTTAACCTGGTGCGCTTTTATGGTGATGTGCCCATCATCTTACAACTGGAAACTGTAGAAGATGCGATGGGCGCTCGTAACCCCGCAGCTGAAGTATATGAGCAGATTATTCTGGATTTGATGGATGCGGAAACAAGTCTGCCTATCTCCTACAGTGATAAAGACATAGGTAGGGCAACAAAAGGTGCAGCCAAAATTTTGTTGGGCAAAGTGTATTTAACGATGCATGAATACCAAAAAGCTGCAGACAAACTGGCGGAAGTGTTGGAAAACGAAGGTAGCTACGGCTATGGTCTGCATGATAATTTTGGCGATAACTGGGAAGCTGGTACAGAGAATGGTATGGAAATGGTATTTGCCATTGAATTCATGGACCCTCCTGGTAATGGTAATTCTGCCATGATTCTGCAGGGGCCTAAGTATTCACTGCCCGGAGGGTTTGGGGTATTGGGCCTCACCAATTCCAACGAAGCGGATATTCCTACACGTGATTTATACGACCGATTTTCCGATGAGGACGAAAGAAAAGCCGCCACCTTTACAACTGATTTTGTGAGTTTGATTGATGGTACGGTTCACACATCTTCTATTCCTATTTTCACCAAATACTGGGAGGAGGGAGAAACTAATCCTGCCAACAGTGATGCCAATATGCATGTGATCCGTTATGCAGATGCCTTGTTGATGTATGCTGAAGCCCTGAATGAAATCGGGCAGACTCCAAAAGCACTTGATGTGTTGAACAGGGTTAGAGAACGTGCTTTTAATTCTACCGATCAAAATTATGCAAACTTATCCGTGGAGGATTTCAGAACGGCTGTCTGGTTAGAAAGAAGGCTGGAGTTAGCCATGGAAGGGCATCGGTGGTTTGACCTGGTACGCACAGGTAGATTCATTCAAAGAATGAAAGAACATGCAGCTTATGAAGCATCTGTAGCTGAAAGTAACAAAGTGGAAATCGCTCAAAATATTCAGGATCATATGGTGCTCATGCCTATACCTCAAAGGGAAGTGGATTTGAATGCTGATCTTCAACAAAATCCTGGCTATTAG